One part of the Arabidopsis thaliana chromosome 1 sequence genome encodes these proteins:
- a CDS encoding SMAD/FHA domain-containing protein, translated as MEEGLRVSEHLFVNKDLFGGDVKISGEEDTSESSNVKRKVESLFSVMRKRTCRHKSVDDDMFPDLDNNADIGDGDEDIRNCLRPESDFWFKNLMDNPYDPLDEGSIVDASGSDTDISESSEFDVISEHVPEDNDLITGSKSLSIWSSEDDGTLVSKWSSETHNEKNDVRSKEDSGVPSNSDIFKNDGDKSSAIEVRCGDEINMQGSMEIMCINDDHRLWNKDDEPIPISIVPPNGCESLLLETCSRHQIDRCINEYNVHEDNIGLEISPIPLTKTLERPRRPWSVCCSIAALRNLPLMEDSSGACTSLDEQLYANATTSEDRDAELSQPPSTLYQEEVDGEEEIDIDAMIRKLNLVPDDSDSCFNREEWNMSKHPRHALIGLEQCTRTSMQRAIMFHGAIAVLHCPDSKHFVRKREVIIGRSSGGLNVDIDLGKYNYGSKISRRQVILFPFPKLNLVYLLAN; from the exons ATGGAAGAAGGTCTTCGAGTATCTGAGCATCTCTTCGTCAATAAGGATCTCTTC GGTGGTGATGTCAAAATTTCTGGTGAAGAAGATACATCAGAGAGTTCCAATGTCAAAAGGAAAGTTGAAAGTCTATTCTCTGTCATGAGAAAGAGAACATGTAGGCACAAGTctgttgatgatgatatgtTTCCGGATTTAGATAATAATGCAGATattggtgatggtgatgaggaTATACGAAATTGTCTGAGACCTGAAAGTGATTTCTGGTTTAAAAATCTTATGGATAATCCTTATGATCCTCTGGATGAGGGTTCAATTGTAGACGCAAGTGGCAGTGACACAGACATATCTGAATCTTCAGAGTTTGATGTTATATCAGAGCATGTTCCTGAAGACAATGATTTGATAACCGGATCGAAATCTTTGTCTATATGGTCCAGTGAGGATGATGGAACTCTGGTTAGTAAGTGGTCTTCAGAAACTCATAACGAGAAGAATGATGTAAGGTCTAAAGAAGATTCAGGTGTCCCAAGCAATTCTGATATTTTCAAGAATGATGGCGACAAATCATCTGCAATTGAAGTTAGATGTGGAGATGAAATCAACATGCAGGGGTCTATGGAGATAATGTGCATCAATGATGATCATAGACTGTGGAATAAAGACGATGAACCAATACCGATCAGCATTGTTCCTCCTAATGGCTGCGAAAGCTTATTGCTAGAAACGTGTTCACGTCATCAGATCGACAGATGTATAAATGAATACAACGTTCATGAGGATAATATTGGTCTTGAAATCTCTCCAATACCTTTAACAAAAACTCTTGAAAGACCTAGAAGGCCATGGTCAGTTTGTTGCTCTATAGCTGCACTCAGAAACTTACCTCTAATGGAAGATAGCTCAGGTGCTTGTACTTCTTTGGATGAACAATTATATGCAAATGCTACTACCTCTGAGGATAGGGACGCAGAACTTTCTCAACCCCCATCAACTCTATATCAGGAAGAAGtggatggtgaagaagagattgacaTTGATGCAATG ATCCGCAAATTGAATCTAGTCCCAGATGATTCAGATTCATGCTTCAACAGGGAAG AATGGAACATGTCTAAGCACCCAAGACATGCATTAATTGGATTGGAACAATGCACAAGAACTTCAATGCAAAGAGCAATTATGTTTCATGGGGCAATTGCCGTCCTGCATTGTCCTGATTCAAAGCATTTTGTCAGAAAACGCGAG GTAATTATTGGGAGATCATCTGGTGGCCTGAATGTTGACATTGACTTGGGTAAATATAATTATGGGAGCAAGATATCTCGGCGTCAGGTGATCCTCTTCCCCTTTCccaaattaaatttagtttaCCTCCTTGCTAATTAG
- the ATB2 gene encoding NAD(P)-linked oxidoreductase superfamily protein (ATB2; FUNCTIONS IN: oxidoreductase activity; INVOLVED IN: response to cadmium ion; EXPRESSED IN: 23 plant structures; EXPRESSED DURING: 14 growth stages; CONTAINS InterPro DOMAIN/s: Aldo/keto reductase (InterPro:IPR001395), Aldo/keto reductase subgroup (InterPro:IPR020471); BEST Arabidopsis thaliana protein match is: NAD(P)-linked oxidoreductase superfamily protein (TAIR:AT1G60730.1); Has 30719 Blast hits to 30695 proteins in 2595 species: Archae - 650; Bacteria - 20319; Metazoa - 1822; Fungi - 2308; Plants - 1286; Viruses - 0; Other Eukaryotes - 4334 (source: NCBI BLink).) — protein sequence MAEACGVRRMKLGSQGLEVSAQGLGCMGLSAFYGAPKPENEAIALIHHAIHSGVTLLDTSDIYGPETNEVLLGKALKDGVREKVELATKFGISYAEGKREVRGDPEYVRAACEASLKRLDIACIDLYYQHRVDTRVPIEITMGELKKLVEEGKIKYIGLSEASASTIRRAHAVHPITAVQIEWSLWTRDVEEEIIPTCRELGIGIVAYSPLGRGFFASGPKLVENLEKDDFRKALPRFQEENLDHNKIVYEKVCAISEKKGCTPGQLALAWVHHQGDDVCPIPGTTKIENLKQNIGALSVKLTPEEMTELEAIAQPGFVKGDRYSNMIPTFKNAETPPLSAWKAA from the exons ATGGCGGAAGCTTGCGGAGTGAGAAGGATGAAGCTGGGAAGCCAAGGCCTTGAGGTATCTGCGCAAGGCCTTGGTTGCATGGGCCTCTCCGCTTTCTACGGTGCTCCCAAGCCGGAAAATGAAGCCATCGCTCTCATCCACCACGCTATTCACTCCGGCGTTACTCTCCTTGACACCTCCGATATCTACGGCCCTGAGACCAATGAAGTTCTCCTCGGAAAG GCTCTCAAGGATGGGGTGAGAGAAAAAGTGGAACTTGCGACCAAATTTGGAATCAGTTATGCAGAGGGGAAAAGAGAGGTCAGAGGAGATCCTGAATATGTAAGGGCTGCTTGTGAGGCAAGTTTAAAGAGGCTAGATATTGCCTGCATCGATCTCTATTATCAGCATCGTGTCGATACTCGTGTCCCTATCGAAATCACT ATGGGAGAACTGAAGAAGCTGGTTGAAGAGGGTAAAATAAAGTACATTGGTTTGTCTGAAGCCTCTGCCTCAACTATCAGAAGAGCACATGCTGTTCACCCAATTACTGCCGTGCAGATAGAATGGTCCTTGTGGACGAGagatgtggaagaagaaatcattCCGACCTGCAG GGAACTTGGGATTGGGATTGTTGCTTACAGTCCTCTAGGACGAGGTTTCTTCGCATCTGGACCCAAGCTTGTTGAGAACCTAGAAAAGGATGACTTCAGAAAG GCTCTACCAAGATTCCAAGAGGAAAACTTAGACCACAACAAGATTGTTTATGAAAAAGTTTGTGCAATATCGGAGAAGAAAGGGTGCACTCCTGGACAACTAGCCCTGGCATGGGTTCATCACCAGGGAGATGACGTTTGCCCTATCCCAGGAACCACTAAGATCGAGAACCTCAAACAGAACATTGGAGCTTTGTCAGTGAAACTCACTCCTGAAGAGATGACTGAGCTTGAGGCCATTGCCCAACCAGGTTTTGTGAAAGGAGATAGATACAGTAACATGATACCAACTTTCAAGAACGCTGAGACACCACCATTGTCTGCTTGGAAAGCCGCTTAA
- a CDS encoding RNA-directed DNA polymerase (reverse transcriptase)-related family protein (RNA-directed DNA polymerase (reverse transcriptase)-related family protein; CONTAINS InterPro DOMAIN/s: RNA-directed DNA polymerase (reverse transcriptase), related (InterPro:IPR015706); BEST Arabidopsis thaliana protein match is: RNA-directed DNA polymerase (reverse transcriptase)-related family protein (TAIR:AT1G33710.1); Has 592 Blast hits to 584 proteins in 16 species: Archae - 0; Bacteria - 0; Metazoa - 0; Fungi - 0; Plants - 592; Viruses - 0; Other Eukaryotes - 0 (source: NCBI BLink).), with product MLLFLRPLAEQFVKCNLGNGRIAHFWHDSWTSLGPLIKVMGDYGSRSLRIPLNARVVEALGVNGWKLPLSRSAPAQAIHDHISTITTPSPATIEDSFDWVVGGVVCQGFSSARTWDAIRPRAPELDWAKAVWFKGAVPKHAFNMWISQLDRLPTRQRLASWGHIQSFDCCLCTIETESRDHLLFSCEFAAQVWRLAFSRLCPRQRLFCSWAELLSWMRSSSSSAPSLLRKVSAHAIIYNIWRQRNNVLHNNLRIAPIIIFKIVDREIRNIISSRYHRKRWRNLMVLWIR from the coding sequence ATGCTCTTGTTCCTTAGACCTTTGGCGGAGCAATTTGTTAAATGCAACTTGGGTAATGGCCGCATAGCTCACTTCTGGCATGACAGTTGGACTTCCCTTGGCCCGCTGATAAAGGTTATGGGTGATTATGGCTCCAGATCACTTCGCATCCCTCTTAACGCTAGGGTGGTTGAGGCTCTTGGGGTTAATGGCTGGAAGCTCCCCCTTTCTCGGTCTGCTCCAGCTCAAGCCATCCATGACCACATCTCTACCATCACGACCCCCTCTCCTGCTACAATTGAAGACTCCTTTGATTGGGTTGTTGGTGGTGTTGTTTGTCAAGGTTTCTCTTCGGCAAGGACTTGGGATGCTATTAGACCAAGAGCACCGGAATTGGACTGGGCAAAGGCTGTTTGGTTCAAGGGTGCTGTTCCTAAGCATGCCTTCAACATGTGGATTAGTCAGTTGGATAGACTCCCAACTCGTCAAAGGCTAGCCTCTTGGGGCCATATCCAGTCTTTCGATTGTTGCTTATGCACTATTGAGACTGAATCCAGAGACCATCTCCTTTTTTCCTGTGAATTTGCGGCTCAAGTTTGGAGATTAGCGTTTTCTCGCTTATGTCCGCGTCAGAGGCTGTTTTGCTCTTGGGCAGAGCTCCTCTCTTGGATGcgttcttcctcttcttcggcGCCTTCCCTCCTCAGAAAAGTCTCAGCCCATGCTATCATCTACAACATTTGGCGTCAGCGCAACAATGTCCTCCATAACAATCTTAGGATCGCTCCTATTATCATCTTCAAGATTGTCGACCGCGAGATTCGTAACATCATCTCCTCTCGTTACCACAGAAAGAGATGGCGCAACCTCATGGTGCTTTGGATTCGCTAA
- a CDS encoding NAD(P)-linked oxidoreductase superfamily protein (NAD(P)-linked oxidoreductase superfamily protein; FUNCTIONS IN: oxidoreductase activity, aldo-keto reductase activity; INVOLVED IN: oxidation reduction; EXPRESSED IN: 7 plant structures; EXPRESSED DURING: LP.06 six leaves visible, LP.04 four leaves visible, 4 anthesis, petal differentiation and expansion stage; CONTAINS InterPro DOMAIN/s: Aldo/keto reductase (InterPro:IPR001395); BEST Arabidopsis thaliana protein match is: NAD(P)-linked oxidoreductase superfamily protein (TAIR:AT1G60710.1).), translating to MAEACGVRRIKLGSQGLEVSAQGLGCMGLSAFYGTPKPETEAIALIHHAIHSGVTFLDTSDIYGPETNELLLSKALKDGVREKVELATKYGIRYAEGKVEFKGDPAYVRAACEASLMRVDVACIDLYYQHRIDTRVPIEITLIHEEPLSGEMILSSPLEFFIGELKKLVEEGKIKYIGLSEASASTIRRAHAVHPITALQIEWSLWSRDVEEDIIPTCRELGIGIVAYSPLGRGFFASGPKLVENLDNNDVRKTLPRFQQENLDHNKILFEKVSAMSEKKGCTPAQLALAWVHHQGDDVCPIPGTTKIENLNQNIGALSVKLTPEEMSELESLAQPGFVKGERSISILTTFKNSETPPLSSWKAA from the exons ATGGCGGAAGCTTGCGGAGTGAGAAGGATTAAGCTAGGAAGCCAAGGCCTTGAGGTATCGGCGCAAGGTCTTGGTTGCATGGGTCTCTCTGCTTTCTACGGTACTCCCAAGCCGGAAACCGAAGCTATCGCTCTCATCCACCACGCCATTCACTCCGGCGTCACTTTCCTTGACACCTCCGATATCTACGGTCCTGAGACCAACGAGCTTCTCCTCAGCAAG GCTCTCAAGGATGGGGTGAGAGAAAAAGTGGAACTTGCGACCAAATATGGAATCAGGTATGCAGAGGGGAAAGTAGAGTTTAAGGGAGATCCTGCTTATGTAAGAGCTGCGTGTGAGGCTAGTTTAATGCGAGTAGATGTTGCCTGCATTGATCTCTATTATCAGCATCGAATTGATACTCGTGTCCCTATCGAAATCACT CTTATTCATGAAGAACCATTGTCTGGTGAAATGATCTTATCATCTCCCTTAGAATTTTTC ATTGGAGAGCTGAAGAAGCTAGTTGAAGAAGGTAAAATAAAGTATATCGGTTTGTCTGAAGCTTCAGCTTCAACTATCAGAAGAGCACATGCTGTTCACCCGATAACCGCTCTGCAAATAGAATGGTCCTTATGGTCGAGAGACGTGGAAGAAGATATAATTCCAACCTGCAG gGAACTTGGGATTGGAATTGTTGCTTACAGTCCTCTGGGACGAGGTTTCTTTGCTTCAGGACCCAAGCTTGTTGAGAACCTAGACAATAATGACGTCAGAAAG ACTCTACCAAGATTCCAACAGGAAAACTTAGACCACAACAAGATTCTCTTTGAGAAGGTTTCTGCAATGTCTGAGAAGAAAGGATGCACTCCTGCACAACTAGCCCTTGCATGGGTTCATCACCAGGGAGATGATGTTTGCCCCATCCCAGGAACCACTAAGATTGAAAACCTCAACCAGAACATTGGAGCTTTATCAGTGAAACTTACTCCCGAAGAGATGTCTGAGCTCGAATCCCTTGCACAACCAGGTTTTGTGAAAGGAGAAAGATCCATTAGCATCCTGACCACGTTCAAAAACTCTGAGACTCCACCATTGTCTTCTTGGAAAGCCGCTTAA
- a CDS encoding NAD(P)-linked oxidoreductase superfamily protein (NAD(P)-linked oxidoreductase superfamily protein; FUNCTIONS IN: oxidoreductase activity, aldo-keto reductase activity; INVOLVED IN: oxidation reduction; EXPRESSED IN: 7 plant structures; EXPRESSED DURING: LP.06 six leaves visible, LP.04 four leaves visible, 4 anthesis, petal differentiation and expansion stage; CONTAINS InterPro DOMAIN/s: Aldo/keto reductase (InterPro:IPR001395); BEST Arabidopsis thaliana protein match is: NAD(P)-linked oxidoreductase superfamily protein (TAIR:AT1G60710.1); Has 28070 Blast hits to 28051 proteins in 2523 species: Archae - 645; Bacteria - 18780; Metazoa - 1413; Fungi - 2112; Plants - 1222; Viruses - 0; Other Eukaryotes - 3898 (source: NCBI BLink).) has protein sequence MAEACGVRRIKLGSQGLEVSAQGLGCMGLSAFYGTPKPETEAIALIHHAIHSGVTFLDTSDIYGPETNELLLSKALKDGVREKVELATKYGIRYAEGKVEFKGDPAYVRAACEASLMRVDVACIDLYYQHRIDTRVPIEITIGELKKLVEEGKIKYIGLSEASASTIRRAHAVHPITALQIEWSLWSRDVEEDIIPTCRELGIGIVAYSPLGRGFFASGPKLVENLDNNDVRKTLPRFQQENLDHNKILFEKVSAMSEKKGCTPAQLALAWVHHQGDDVCPIPGTTKIENLNQNIGALSVKLTPEEMSELESLAQPGFVKGERSISILTTFKNSETPPLSSWKAA, from the exons ATGGCGGAAGCTTGCGGAGTGAGAAGGATTAAGCTAGGAAGCCAAGGCCTTGAGGTATCGGCGCAAGGTCTTGGTTGCATGGGTCTCTCTGCTTTCTACGGTACTCCCAAGCCGGAAACCGAAGCTATCGCTCTCATCCACCACGCCATTCACTCCGGCGTCACTTTCCTTGACACCTCCGATATCTACGGTCCTGAGACCAACGAGCTTCTCCTCAGCAAG GCTCTCAAGGATGGGGTGAGAGAAAAAGTGGAACTTGCGACCAAATATGGAATCAGGTATGCAGAGGGGAAAGTAGAGTTTAAGGGAGATCCTGCTTATGTAAGAGCTGCGTGTGAGGCTAGTTTAATGCGAGTAGATGTTGCCTGCATTGATCTCTATTATCAGCATCGAATTGATACTCGTGTCCCTATCGAAATCACT ATTGGAGAGCTGAAGAAGCTAGTTGAAGAAGGTAAAATAAAGTATATCGGTTTGTCTGAAGCTTCAGCTTCAACTATCAGAAGAGCACATGCTGTTCACCCGATAACCGCTCTGCAAATAGAATGGTCCTTATGGTCGAGAGACGTGGAAGAAGATATAATTCCAACCTGCAG gGAACTTGGGATTGGAATTGTTGCTTACAGTCCTCTGGGACGAGGTTTCTTTGCTTCAGGACCCAAGCTTGTTGAGAACCTAGACAATAATGACGTCAGAAAG ACTCTACCAAGATTCCAACAGGAAAACTTAGACCACAACAAGATTCTCTTTGAGAAGGTTTCTGCAATGTCTGAGAAGAAAGGATGCACTCCTGCACAACTAGCCCTTGCATGGGTTCATCACCAGGGAGATGATGTTTGCCCCATCCCAGGAACCACTAAGATTGAAAACCTCAACCAGAACATTGGAGCTTTATCAGTGAAACTTACTCCCGAAGAGATGTCTGAGCTCGAATCCCTTGCACAACCAGGTTTTGTGAAAGGAGAAAGATCCATTAGCATCCTGACCACGTTCAAAAACTCTGAGACTCCACCATTGTCTTCTTGGAAAGCCGCTTAA
- a CDS encoding NAD(P)-linked oxidoreductase superfamily protein (NAD(P)-linked oxidoreductase superfamily protein; FUNCTIONS IN: oxidoreductase activity, aldo-keto reductase activity; INVOLVED IN: oxidation reduction; EXPRESSED IN: 7 plant structures; EXPRESSED DURING: LP.06 six leaves visible, LP.04 four leaves visible, 4 anthesis, petal differentiation and expansion stage; CONTAINS InterPro DOMAIN/s: Aldo/keto reductase (InterPro:IPR001395); BEST Arabidopsis thaliana protein match is: NAD(P)-linked oxidoreductase superfamily protein (TAIR:AT1G60710.1); Has 35333 Blast hits to 34131 proteins in 2444 species: Archae - 798; Bacteria - 22429; Metazoa - 974; Fungi - 991; Plants - 531; Viruses - 0; Other Eukaryotes - 9610 (source: NCBI BLink).) has translation MAEACGVRRIKLGSQGLEVSAQGLGCMGLSAFYGTPKPETEAIALIHHAIHSGVTFLDTSDIYGPETNELLLSKALKDGVREKVELATKYGIRYAEGKVEFKGDPAYVRAACEASLMRVDVACIDLYYQHRIDTRVPIEITVSTLLVNLPSWFCNFQMKWKLYSSSHFSVSFTHVARDMLGLI, from the exons ATGGCGGAAGCTTGCGGAGTGAGAAGGATTAAGCTAGGAAGCCAAGGCCTTGAGGTATCGGCGCAAGGTCTTGGTTGCATGGGTCTCTCTGCTTTCTACGGTACTCCCAAGCCGGAAACCGAAGCTATCGCTCTCATCCACCACGCCATTCACTCCGGCGTCACTTTCCTTGACACCTCCGATATCTACGGTCCTGAGACCAACGAGCTTCTCCTCAGCAAG GCTCTCAAGGATGGGGTGAGAGAAAAAGTGGAACTTGCGACCAAATATGGAATCAGGTATGCAGAGGGGAAAGTAGAGTTTAAGGGAGATCCTGCTTATGTAAGAGCTGCGTGTGAGGCTAGTTTAATGCGAGTAGATGTTGCCTGCATTGATCTCTATTATCAGCATCGAATTGATACTCGTGTCCCTATCGAAATCACTGTAAGCACTCTTCTTGTCAATCTTCCTTCATGGTTTTGCAACTTTCAAATGAAATGGAAGTTATATAGTTCCTCTCACTTCTCAGTGAGCTTCACACATGTGGCTAGAGACATGTTGGGACTAATATAG
- a CDS encoding Thioredoxin superfamily protein (Thioredoxin superfamily protein; FUNCTIONS IN: oxidoreductase activity, antioxidant activity; INVOLVED IN: cell redox homeostasis; LOCATED IN: plasma membrane; EXPRESSED IN: male gametophyte, cultured cell, pollen tube, leaf; EXPRESSED DURING: L mature pollen stage, M germinated pollen stage; CONTAINS InterPro DOMAIN/s: Thioredoxin fold (InterPro:IPR012335), Thioredoxin-like (InterPro:IPR017936), Thioredoxin-like fold (InterPro:IPR012336), Redoxin (InterPro:IPR013740); BEST Arabidopsis thaliana protein match is: thioredoxin-dependent peroxidase 2 (TAIR:AT1G65970.1); Has 4009 Blast hits to 4009 proteins in 876 species: Archae - 11; Bacteria - 1529; Metazoa - 175; Fungi - 308; Plants - 243; Viruses - 0; Other Eukaryotes - 1743 (source: NCBI BLink).), which produces MAPITVGDVVPDGTISFFDENDQLQTVSVHSIAAGKKVILFGVPGAFTPTCSMSHVPGFIGKAEELKSKGIDEIICFSVNDPFVMKAWGKTYQENKHVKFVADGSGEYTHLLGLELDLKDKGLGIRSRRFALLLDNLKVTVANVENGGEFTVSSAEDILKAL; this is translated from the exons ATGGCTCCAATTACTGTCGGCGATGTTGTACCAGACGGAACTATCTCTTTCTTCGATGAAAATGATCAGCTTCAGACCGTCTCTGTTCACTCTATCGCCGCCGGTAAAAAAGTCATTCTCTTTGGTGTTCCTGGTGCTTTCACTCCCACATGCAG CATGAGCCATGTGCCTGGATTCATTGGGAAAGCAGAGGAGCTGAAGTCAAAGGGTATCGATGAGATCATTTGCTTTAGTG TGAATGATCCATTTGTGATGAAGGCATGGGGAAAGACATACCAAGAGAACAAGCATGTGAAGTTTGTAGCAGATGGGTCTGGAGAATACACACATCTTCTTGGACTTGAGCTTGATCTCAAGGACAAGGGTCTTGGTATTAGGTCAAGGAGATTTGCTCTGTTGCTTGATAACCTTAAGGTAACTGTAGCCAATGTCGAAAATGGTGGCGAGTTCACGGTTTCCAGCGCAGAGGATATCCTTAAGGCTCTCTAA
- a CDS encoding NAD(P)-linked oxidoreductase superfamily protein (NAD(P)-linked oxidoreductase superfamily protein; FUNCTIONS IN: oxidoreductase activity; INVOLVED IN: oxidation reduction; CONTAINS InterPro DOMAIN/s: Aldo/keto reductase (InterPro:IPR001395), Aldo/keto reductase subgroup (InterPro:IPR020471); BEST Arabidopsis thaliana protein match is: NAD(P)-linked oxidoreductase superfamily protein (TAIR:AT1G60730.1); Has 31420 Blast hits to 31397 proteins in 2613 species: Archae - 665; Bacteria - 20768; Metazoa - 1940; Fungi - 2451; Plants - 1336; Viruses - 0; Other Eukaryotes - 4260 (source: NCBI BLink).), with protein sequence MAEEACQVRRMKLGSQGLEVSAQGLGCMGLSDFYGAPTPETNAVALLRHAINAGVTFLDTSDIYGPETNELLLGKALKDGLRDKVELATKFGITASEDGKFGFRGDPEYVRIACEASLKRLGVTCIDLYYQHRIDTTLPIEITIGELKKLVEEGKIKYIGLSEASASTIRRAHAVHPITAVQIEWSLWSRDVEEDIIPTCRELGIGIVAYSPLGRGFLGLPRFQQENLENNKILYEKVQAMATKKSCTPAQLALAWVHHQGDDVCPIPGTSKIQNLNQNIGALSVKLTPEEMVELEAIAQPDFVKGERYDNNMVTYKDSETPPLSSWKAR encoded by the exons ATGGCAGAGGAAGCTTGTCAAGTGCGTAGGATGAAGTTAGGGAGTCAAGGTCTTGAGGTTTCGGCTCAGGGACTTGGCTGCATGGGTCTCTCCGACTTTTACGGTGCTCCGACACCTGAGACTAACGCCGTCGCTCTCCTCCGTCACGCCATCAACGCTGGGGTCACATTTCTCGATACCTCCGACATCTACGGTCCCGAGACAAACGAGCTGCTTCTTGGAAAG GCTTTGAAAGATGGTTTGAGAGATAAAGTGGAATTAGCGACAAAGTTTGGGATCACTGCTTCTGAAGATGGAAAATTTGGTTTCAGGGGAGATCCAGAGTATGTAAGGATTGCTTGTGAAGCAAGCTTAAAGCGTCTTGGTGTAACCTGCATTGATCTTTATTACCAGCATCGAATTGATACCACTCTGCCCATCGAAATCACG ATTGGAGAGCTGAAGAAGCTAGTTGAAGAAGGCAAAATAAAGTACATCGGTTTGTCAGAAGCTTCGGCTTCAACTATAAGAAGAGCACATGCTGTTCACCCGATAACCGCTGTGCAAATAGAATGGTCCTTATGGTCGAGAGACGTGGAAGAAGATATCATTCCAACCTGCAG GGAACTTGGGATTGGAATTGTAGCTTATAGCCCTCTAGGAAGAGGCTTCTTA GGTTTACCAAGATTCCAACAGGAGAATCTAGAAAACAACAAGATTCTCTACGAGAAAGTCCAAGCGATGGCGACAAAGAAAAGTTGCACTCCTGCACAACTAGCTCTAGCGTGGGTTCACCATCAAGGAGATGATGTATGTCCAATTCCAGGAACCTCCAAGATCCAAAACCTCAACCAAAACATTGGAGCTTTATCCGTGAAGCTCACTCCTGAAGAGATGGTTGAGCTTGAAGCCATTGCTCAACCGGATTTCGTGAAAGGTGAACGGTATGACAACAACATGGTTACTTACAAAGACTCAGAGACTCCACCATTGTCTTCTTGGAAAGCAAGATAA